The nucleotide sequence AGGAGATCAGACAGCACAAAGAGCCAGCACAAAACTGTGGGGTGGAGAGGATCTGCCACATAACTGAATTTCATCTGAGAAGACTGGTCAATTCAACTACTCTGCTGGCTAACACTGGGGGAAAAATGCTCTAAGGAGGTACAGAAGGCTCTTAGCACAAGGTTTCttgctttaaatatatttcatacaGCAGAATTTTCTGGTTCAAAACCAACCAGACCAGCACAGCAAAGAAATTCCATAGTTAGTTTTGCAGGAGTTGTTGAGTCAATTCAAAAATTTTTGTTGGGACCTCCTGAGTTTTGCTTCTCTCTTGGTTGTGGGAAAAAGGGGAAGTACTAAAAAAGCAATTTCTGGGAGTTTTTGAGGGTTCTCCATGAGGCACCCAAACAGCAAGCTGGGCTGGCAGAGGTTTATTCTCTTCTTTGTTGGGTTCTTCAGCATGAAAGACCCCCCAACAGCTCCTCACAGTCTAGTCCAGAAGAGGACACAAAGGGAACTTGCCAGCATTCCAACTGGCACAAAGCTGATCCTCAAACTAGCTGCACCATCATCAAAGTTGCACAAGTCAGAGTAACAGCAGGAGACGGGGCGCGTCATGCCAATCCCGTCCACATCGGATGGGATGCAGATGGAAGAGCACATCTTGGTGACAGTCGAGACTCCTGTGAAGGGATAAACTAcaacaaagcaagaaagaaggaaCAGTTAGGAATGGGAGGAATGGAGGAGAACTCTCCTTGTCCCTAGTGAAACCTTAGCTGCCTTCACCACTGAAGTCTTAGCTCCAGTTCAAACACAACTGGTCTTCTTCCTCCCAGGAATATAGGAAACAGTTCCCACTGAGTAGCTGCAAGCTGAACAGCACCTTGCATCCTCTGTGTCCTGCCTGGATCAGTTGTACCTTGCAAAAGGTCAGTTAGGCactttttctgcctctgctttGACGTTACTCACTATCTCCTGCCTCTCCCATGTGCGATCAGAGCCTTATCAGCAGGACCATGCGAAAGAGAGAGCACTTCCCAGTGCATTTCTTTATCTGGACAGGTTATAAACTGTAGGGTCATCAGTCAGACTGATGATGCCTTCCTGAGAGCTCCAGAGAATTCAAGGGCATTTCTTTTTTGCCTCCAGATGACCAAAAGTTGGTGCCCTCACATTACTGAGCTTCACTCATCTCTACTGGTCTCTGTACTCAAACCAGCTTTCATAAACAGTTCTTGGGTCGAGAGAGCACTGTTTAACCCACACCCATTTTGCGAGTCATGGAAAGGGTCTGGAGAGCCAGAACTCTTTAGCTACACGTCTCAAGCTCAAGTCAACATGTTTTTTCTAACCATTCTCAACACTGAGCATTAACTATGAGCTTACATTCACTAAGTATTCACTTACAATGGAgactgctttctgcagcagcagaagacTGGTCTCTGGCCCACAAGAGCTCTCTTCCAGGCTTACATATTTAAGCAAGTAAAGGTACTGCTCCCCACAGCAGCAGTCTTCATTGTAGAAACACTGACTCAtgttgaaaatataaaaaattcattGCCCTTACCTTCCTCCAGGGAATACATAGTTGTCTTGCACATGGTTTCATTCTTCACACATTTCTGGATCGTCATGCACTTTTCAACAGCAGTAGGTTCATGGCAAGTGTAACATAGCAAGGTTTGcgctgcaaagaggaaaaacatgaGGCTGGCCTTAGTGTGGACCACCAGATTTTGTCTGTGCCCCTCCAGGTACCTCTGGGGAGGGTAACTTTCCAAAATATTCATACTGAGAACAGGAATGGAATAATAAAATTCATTCGTACCAATGGGAGTGAGAAATACGGTAGTCTGGTGGTCAAAGCACAGCTTCAGATGTGGGTTTAGACCCCTTGTAACAAGTCAAGCAAGAGAAAGCCACACACAGAAGACCCCATGATACAGGACAGACCTTGTAGCTGGTTTACCTCAACTCTGTTCTTACTTTgcatctgcttttctccttgcCTTTGCATTAGTAGAGCATCAGAAAGAGATCGCAGACTCACAAACTCACACAATCACAGAacggtggaggttggaagggacctctggaggtcatctagtccaatacCCCTGCTAAAGCTGGACTAcctagagccagctgcccaggactgtgtccagatgggGTTTTaatatctctaaggatggagactccccAACCTCCcaggacaacctgtgccagtgcttagtcaccctcacagtaataaaatgtttcctgatgttcagaggaaCCTCCTGCGTTCCAGTTTATGcctgttgcctctggtcctgtcactgggcaccagtgaaaagagcctggctctgtccttttTGCAATGTCCCTTCAAGTATTTATAGATGTTAATAAGATccccccttgagccttctcttctccaggctgaccagtCACAGCTCTCTTAGCTTTTCCTCAGAGGAGTGAAACtcatccttgtggcccttcattggactccctccagtatgtccatgtctttcttgtactggggagcccaaaactggacacaagaCTCCATGTGTGGCCTTCACCAGTGTTGAGTAGAGGGGAAAGATCACCTACATTGACCTGCAGGCAATACTTCATCTAATGCGATCAGGATACCATTAGCagtctttgccacaagggcacattgctggcttatgttcaactTGTGTCCACCAGAACCCCCAGATCTTTTTCGGACAAGCTCCTTTCCAGCTGgatggcccccagcatatattgaTGCATGGGTTTGTTCTTCCCTAGGgtcaggactttgcacttccccttgttgaaagtcatgaggttcctgtcaacCCATTTCTTCAACCTgtgaaggtccctctggatggcagcatgaccctctggtccatcacccactcctcccagttttgtgtcacccacaaacttgctgagagtgagctctgccccatcatccagaccATTGATGAAGACGTTAAagaggactggacccagtattgacctcTGGGGTACACCTCAAGTTACTGGCCTTCAAGTAGACatcgtgccactgatcaccacccacCAGTTTTCAATTaccagccagttttcaatccacttcactgtctgctcatccagcccatacctCAACAGCTTGtttatgaggatcttatgggagacagtgtcaaaagccttccCGGAGTCCAGGCAAACATTATCCACtcctctcccctcatctaccagtcCAGTCACTTCATcacagaagtttatcaagttggtcaagcataaCTTCCCCTGGGTGAAGGATCTGGATACACAGAAAAGTCAGACTTGAATGTGAGTTGCAGCACGGAGAATTGCATCTGGTGCTGTCCACTCTGTCAGCTCTTTCCAAAGACTGGGACCTCTCAGACAGGAGAGTGTCCCAGAAAGAAGGAACTGTCTCCACCAAATTTACTGAGCCAGGAGAACAAATTAAGCACAATCTTTCCCGTGTGCTGAGATTCTAGTTTCATGAGAAGAATGTGTaagaagttactttaaaaagaTGGCAGTGGCCACAATAATAGAATGCATGGGGACATGTTCTGCTCCAGGCAGAGACCGTGGAAACAAGACTTTGGTACCCAAGTCTCCAAAACCAGTCCAAGGTAGCTCACCCTGCCTCATCTCTCACCGGTTCATAGATACTCCTCATCACCTCCCTGTTGAGATGCAAAGGCCCTTGCAAGCCTGCAGGTGCCAGTTGGCTCCTCGACATCCAGAATAACCACAGCCCAAGTCTTTAAGTGCCTAAAGTCTTTTGAGATGGAGAGATTTTAGAGAGAGACACTGAAGAGCCCAGATGGTTGTGATGCAGTATTTCCAGAGCACTCCACGCTAAAGGTATCAAGCCAAAATAGTGTCTGGTATTTCCTATCACCAAGAAAGCCATTTCTGGATAAGATTTTCTGGGCACTTTGCTCTCTGAGGAAGATAACTCTTGGTCTAGGTCCTCTCTTCCACCCCCTAGCAGACACCTGAATATGTGTGCCTTGCAGGCATAGCAATGCATTTTGGTACCATTACAGACCAGCAGCCCCTCCTTGGTGTGGAAAGCAGTTCTCACCCCGTCTGTGTGACAGCCCTGTGGAAATCCCTTTAAACCCCattgacaaaagaaaaacaattcagcTCATCTCAGCACCCCTGAAATGGGGTGTCATAACAGCAGCCTCAGGCAAGGAAGCCACCTTAGGAAAACAGATAATGCAACTTCACCCTAACTAGTAAGCCAGAAAGAGCCTTTTTATAAACAGACACAACAATTATCTTGCTTTTATTCAAAGCAAACTTTGCTATTCTTTTTTACCCATTGTGGACTGatgttttatttgcattaattCTGTCTGACAGCAGTCAAATACATCTTTAGGGAGGAAGCTTCGTCATTATTCTCAGATTTCATGATACTCGTCACTGGACAAGATAAAGCCACAGCATTTGTGttcctctttggaaaaaaaaaaccaaaaccaaaccaaaacaaaaaaccaaaacaccacaccaaaaaacaaacaaaagataagCACAAAGGGACATCAAATTAAGACAGCATTGTCCCCAGTGTGTGCAAATCCAGTATTTTCATTAACTTCACTCAGACTAACAGCCTCAAACACAGCTAAATATGTTAAATAGTAGCTATAGATATGAGGTTTGTGGgtgtggttggttgggttttttttgcggTGGAAAAGATAGCAGATCAGGATGTGTTTAACACAGTAAAATAACAAAAAGCTGGAATGAAACAACTTTACTTTTGCAAATGAGGCAGCTTTTCAGCAGCAATAGACAGCTGGCATCacacagagcagggaggaaaCACCATGACTTGGAGACTTGAAGACCTGTGGTCTAAAAGCTGTTTTAAGCAGGCTTTGGCATATCCACCTGGCCTATTTGTGAAGGGTAGGTATTTGTGAAGATAACAAAACTGTAGTTATGCCTTTTTGTTTCAACAGCCCAGGAGCTTTAACATAGGCAAGCAGACATGCAGTAGCTTAAAAACGAAATTACAATATAAAAACAACAGAGACGCATTAGAAGTGTTATTTAAAAGAAGAGGtaaatataaaatgctaaaatatttcAATGTAGTTATAGCCTACGAGCTTTAACATAGGCAAGCAGACATGCAGtagcttaaaaatgaaattacaatatAAAAACAGCAGAGACATATTAGAAGTCTTATTTAAAAGAAGAGGtaaatataaaatgctaaaatatttcAATGTAGTTATAGCACATTCTTTTTAGAGTGCTGAAAGCAAAGGAGgagataaaaaagcaaaaaatcttggAATTTCATAGAAGAGGTTTTTACTAGCTTCACTGGGATATTGGTAGATCTTGCATGCTTCAACTCTGACTGTCTTTGCAGGAAAAGCCAAAATTACACAGATTCCACTCATGCCCAGAAGAAAGCCTGGAGGAACTTCAGATATGTCATGGGTTTATCCCAGCTTTGCAGAGGAGAGAGTGTGCAGAAGAAATTTGCCAATCTTTGCCTGCCAAATCAAAGCATCCATCCTGGCTCTGACCACCTGAATGGGACAGATAAGTggggaaggacaagaagggagAAATGTGGCAGCATTGGGTCACAGCAGGAgcttctgctccccagctgcccaATTCTTGACAAAATCTCATGAAGCAGGATGGCAAAATTAGGTTGGTGAGTCAATCCTAGACCAAATGTATACCCCACCCCATTGCTTTCCTGCTACATTCTGCCTTTCAGATTCTTGTCCATCACTTAAGGAGATCTGACCATAGAGTCCTCTTCTCTCCAAGCCATCCTCTATTAATTAATGATGTTCCTCTCTGAACTGTTGTCTCTCCATTAACAAGCACACCCAAATCCCCAAAATGAACAGGGCATAATGATGACAGGAACTATCTCCTGCTCTGGAGACCAATGATGATTGATCTCTACTGTAGCAGCTGTGGTGAGCACATGAACCTCCCATCGATCTTGACACAGCACAAGCACCCCAAGGCTTTGAACTACTAGTGACCAGAGCCAGGACACGTGTCTTAGAGATAACAGGACAGTCAGTGCATTACACAAAAGAGAGGGCTACTGTTCCAGCTCTGGGTCTGCCTCTCCTATCAGTAGCTGTGTTCTCCCCCAAAATCCTCCAAAACCCCCTTCTTTCTCCACCCACTTGTCCCTCTCTTGCTGAATCTGCTGTACAGACCCAAAGACGGAGGAAGGAAAACATCCttacataagaaagaaataaatacaaagggaaaaatcCTAACAGCTTCACATCCCAGTCAGGCACAGATAAAATCAGACCCTACACTGCCTGGATCTGGAGTAGTGCAGAGCATGCAAATATCCCAATTACCAATCACAGCTCCTGCACTTACCCTGCATTGGACTTACCTTGACCACCCGGGCTAACACGGACTCTGAGCTTGGGATCGTCAGTATAAAATAAGTTTTAGTGCAAGTTATTCTGGTGGCAGCATCGAGGGATGGGGAGTCTATGCCAGGGTGTCCTTCCCACTATGCAGTCACCTTCCACCATTAGAGGTTATGGCATCACCAGTCACGTAGGACTGCCTGCAATGAGGGGATTCCCTACTTCCTAGGGAATGAAAACACCCATATCCCAAACCCCCCTCCATGTTTGGCTTTGTGGAATTGGCGACGGAGGAGAAGCATTGATGGAAAGGGAGGGGTAAGGTTTGCACGTCATCCCCGTGCAGACTGGACTCATGGGGTTTGTTCCCTACTTCCACATCCCAGAGGGGTCCCCCCCAATATCAGGGTGCTTTTGGCTGCCCACCTTGAGTGTGCACTTCAAGCCTACCCCCTCCAGCGAGGTGGCAGGTAGCCTAACAGggacagaaaggaggagacaGGATAGTAGGGGGCACTCCCTGTGGTAACAAACTCTCAAATCCTCCTGGAAATGGTGAAAATCCCCCAAACGCTTCACACTTGTTCGTTTTCCAAGGTAGTCTGCCAAAATTGTCTTCAACTTCACGCAAACCACAGTGTGTTACTCAACAGAGCTCGAAAAATCAGCCCTGCAGTATCTGGGCTACCAGCTTTGTGTCCCAGCCCATCTTTCCCACTTTAAATGGCTGAAGTTTAACAAACCACACATGCAATACATAACTAGAGAGCTCCACTACACACGCTGTGTTAAACTGGCTAGCTGGCTTCAGGGTTAAGTATCAAAAGAGGaacagaaagtttttaaaaaagatgcgAACAAGATTGAGCAAGAACATGTAAAAAGTGAGAGCTGGAATTTGCATTAAAGAAATGACATGGTATAATCACACTTTGTCTTGTAACACTTCCTAAAGAGCCTGAACTAACAATCCCAATGAGATCATGATGGTCCTGAACATCTGACAGCCTGGAAATATTCCAAAGACAGATTTTTTGCTGAAAACTGCTCAAAGTGGGAGGCATGGACTTCAGAGGGAACAGGACGCACTCCATCCCATCATGCAGAAGTTTGGATAAATCAAAGCAGGAACTTACCGAACTCCATGCAAGCGATGGCAACCAACAGAAGAGACAGAAACATCTTCATCTTGCACAGATCTCGTCGCCTGGTCACTGGGCTGCCACGGCTCTTCGCCACTGGCTTTAATGGCACACCTTCTGGTGGCTTGCCATGTACCAGTTCTGACCCCAGATCTAATTCTACTGGAAAAACAAGT is from Accipiter gentilis chromosome 2, bAccGen1.1, whole genome shotgun sequence and encodes:
- the LOC126049168 gene encoding ly6/PLAUR domain-containing protein 2-like, which gives rise to MKMFLSLLLVAIACMEFAQTLLCYTCHEPTAVEKCMTIQKCVKNETMCKTTMYSLEEVYPFTGVSTVTKMCSSICIPSDVDGIGMTRPVSCCYSDLCNFDDGAASLRISFVPVGMLASSLCVLFWTRL